In a genomic window of Paracoccaceae bacterium:
- a CDS encoding S26 family signal peptidase: MAQATLGDDMSAAAPALLAAGLSLGLLAAAQIDRAPRLIWNASASVPIGLYVVRASQGPSLGEIVAVRLPEDRSSWVVERGYVGADTLLLKRVAAVSGMTVCRDGLDIAIAGTVVAQAASADRQGRPLPRWTGCVTLASDEVFLLLAGVADSLDGRYFGPLSAATVLGRAIPLWTYGGAEDA; this comes from the coding sequence ATGGCTCAAGCGACGCTTGGTGACGACATGAGCGCGGCGGCCCCTGCCCTCCTCGCGGCCGGTTTGTCCCTTGGTCTGCTCGCAGCTGCACAGATCGACCGCGCACCGCGCCTGATCTGGAATGCCTCGGCAAGCGTGCCGATCGGCCTCTATGTCGTTCGAGCGTCACAAGGGCCATCGCTGGGCGAAATCGTTGCCGTGCGCCTGCCGGAAGACCGGTCATCCTGGGTGGTTGAACGCGGCTATGTTGGTGCGGATACCTTGCTGTTGAAACGCGTCGCGGCCGTCTCGGGCATGACCGTCTGTCGCGATGGTCTCGATATCGCCATCGCCGGCACCGTTGTTGCCCAGGCAGCATCGGCTGACCGACAGGGCCGCCCGCTTCCCCGTTGGACGGGATGTGTAACGCTCGCCTCGGACGAGGTCTTCCTGCTCCTTGCTGGTGTCGCCGACAGCCTCGATGGACGCTATTTCGGCCCCCTGTCAGCCGCCACAGTTCTCGGTCGCGCCATCCCTCTTTGGACATATGGAGGGGCGGAAGATGCGTAA
- a CDS encoding helix-turn-helix domain-containing protein has protein sequence MPDPNEGLPPRYLRTPEAARFLGLSGRTLEKHRTYGTGPRYSKIGGRVVYAVDDLQAWVTRGEKTSTSDETEDRVLPAKRYAAVSPAYLRRGR, from the coding sequence ATGCCCGACCCAAACGAAGGACTCCCGCCCCGCTACCTCAGAACCCCGGAAGCCGCCCGCTTTCTCGGCCTGTCCGGCCGTACGCTGGAAAAACACCGGACCTACGGAACCGGCCCGCGCTACTCGAAAATCGGCGGGCGCGTCGTCTACGCGGTCGACGATCTGCAGGCCTGGGTCACACGAGGCGAGAAGACCTCGACCTCGGATGAGACCGAAGACCGCGTTCTACCCGCCAAACGCTATGCCGCCGTTTCGCCGGCCTATCTGCGGCGTGGGCGCTGA
- a CDS encoding DUF2840 domain-containing protein produces the protein MQTLVHLTWIEGRIERWIRFGRIAEETILTRTEKRVAFTPGAIFALLRWSSNDYGTVESRIDILRAVGAGEPCSTVPCVTPGGELLLRLSGWPKVEATLRSIDIVESYGIAPEDVCPDHWRHVHNRLTAALEPRPYSPARHAAWLKRRLVTT, from the coding sequence ATGCAGACACTTGTCCACCTCACCTGGATCGAAGGGCGCATCGAGCGCTGGATCCGTTTCGGTCGGATTGCCGAGGAAACCATCCTGACGCGCACGGAAAAGCGCGTAGCCTTCACCCCCGGCGCAATCTTCGCGCTCCTGCGCTGGTCGTCGAACGACTATGGCACCGTTGAAAGCCGGATCGACATTCTGCGCGCCGTCGGTGCAGGCGAGCCTTGCTCGACAGTGCCCTGTGTTACGCCGGGTGGCGAGCTTTTGCTACGCCTCTCCGGCTGGCCCAAGGTCGAGGCCACGCTTCGGTCCATCGACATCGTGGAAAGCTATGGCATCGCACCGGAAGATGTCTGCCCCGACCATTGGCGGCACGTCCACAACCGCCTGACCGCTGCATTGGAGCCCCGGCCCTACAGCCCTGCCCGGCATGCGGCATGGCTCAAGCGACGCTTGGTGACGACATGA
- a CDS encoding lytic transglycosylase domain-containing protein produces the protein MRKVEPEHRRRGANITTALVLLLCTPIPVAPSAVIAQDRSVPASEQQPIDMHIAEAARRFGIPQPWIRAVMEVESAGNQRAVSHAGAMGLMQIMPDTWAELRAAHRLGNDPFDPRDNILAGTAYLRQMYDRFGSPGFLAAYNAGPACYQEHLDTGRALPRETRNYLAIVAPLIGDGTSIARAVSRPHRTQDWRDAPLFAATAEEGQTQGDDTQRIASDASRNGIFLPLSRGQTP, from the coding sequence ATGCGTAAAGTTGAACCCGAGCACAGACGTCGCGGTGCCAATATCACTACTGCGCTCGTGCTGCTCCTCTGCACTCCGATCCCCGTGGCACCGTCCGCCGTGATCGCTCAGGACCGCAGTGTTCCTGCATCTGAACAGCAACCCATCGACATGCATATCGCAGAAGCCGCGCGCAGGTTCGGCATCCCGCAGCCCTGGATCCGTGCCGTCATGGAGGTCGAGAGTGCGGGCAATCAACGCGCGGTCAGCCACGCAGGCGCCATGGGGCTTATGCAGATCATGCCCGACACCTGGGCCGAATTGCGCGCAGCCCACCGGCTTGGCAATGACCCTTTCGATCCACGCGACAACATCCTCGCCGGTACCGCCTATCTGCGGCAAATGTACGACCGCTTCGGGTCCCCCGGCTTTCTCGCTGCCTACAATGCCGGGCCTGCGTGCTACCAAGAGCACCTTGATACCGGGCGCGCCCTGCCGCGTGAAACTCGCAATTACCTCGCCATCGTCGCACCCCTCATCGGCGACGGGACCAGCATTGCGCGGGCAGTCAGCCGCCCGCACAGGACGCAAGACTGGCGCGACGCCCCGCTGTTCGCGGCAACGGCTGAGGAGGGTCAAACCCAAGGTGATGACACCCAACGGATTGCGTCAGACGCGTCTCGAAACGGCATCTTCCTGCCTCTCAGCCGGGGGCAAACGCCATGA